The DNA segment AAATAAACGTGTCCTTCTTGATTAACATCGACACTCAAAGCCACGACGCCTACCACTAATGGCTCCAGAATAACGCTCTCGGAACCTAAAGCCTGTTAacataactttttagaaaaagaataacaatattCGTCTTAATTCCATAAATCGCACATTTACCTTTTCCAAGTGTATTAGAGTTGATACTATGGCACACCTCAACATATTGTATATCTCAGATTGCTGCCAAAGTTCAGGTAAATACGAGGCGAGTGCACCAACGTGAGGCTTGATTTCACTACCAACACGCTCGATGATGAAAGACAGCACGTACAGCACATGCATCTGAGAGATGAAAAAACTTGTAAGAAATAATGTAGGGATATCGAAAGAGAGTAAATGCTAATTCTTCATACCTTTGTATCACATTCGTTTACTTCTTTAAGAAGCGCGAAAAGTCGAAGAAAGATTGGCTCCAAGAAAGGTGAAAACTCCTccgaattaaattgaaaatcatcGATCGCAAGTTTCAAGGCGTTGCTCGCTGCTAAACGAACTCCCAAGTCTTCCTCGGGGTTCAACGCTTCCGTCATAAGCTTGTATAACTCCGGTCTTAATTCCGCACTTAATTTAATATCTGCAGTAAGTAAAAATTCGCAAATAACAAATAGTAAACAATCATTTCAAGTGTTTTACGAGTGAAATTTTCAACATACTTGTCCATTGACCAATTAACCAACACACACGTCTtctaataattctataattgttATTTCGAGTCTTTAATTCTTCTTTTAAAGTTGTCGAAAACCACTGATCAAAATTGACCTATTACATAAAGACACAATAACTAgatcaattaaatgtttatataaaattcttgaaatacTATTCTCTTACCTCGTCATATAAATCGAATGCAGCCAGACCAACCGCACGGTAGACTGCGTCTTTCACTAGAATTGCAGGTAAGTTGTTAGGATCAACAGGTTGATGATGCTGCCGCATCAAATCAACCAGAACTGAAGCAAGAATATCTCTAAAGTGATGGAAGATCGCCAAAAATAAGGATTCTGTGCAAGGCTATAATATAATAcacatttacattatatttataccttaatgtatatattattgatttttacaatatctttaaTTACTCACCCTCAAGCTATATTTCCATGATTCTCCACCATCGTCAATAGCTAAAACAAGCAATACTTTACACACTCCATTTTgtagttaattatatttttatcttaaaaatatattattaaatgtaatttaaaatagttgATATGTCATGCTTACCAAAATTTTCTGGATTAGTATCCCACATTTCAAGATCTGCAGACGTTAAAATGAAGTAATGCGTGACAAGCCTGGAGCAAATCTCCGTTAATGTGTCCGGTGTAAAAAATTCTTGTCTTAATTGGCACGCTCTCAAAACCAATGGGTCTTTCGTCTCTGTTTCGATGAAGAACAAATTGTCacattaatatgaaatttattacataaataaggAATAACGATGCAACAGCTTACATACCTTCAATAACTTTAGCTGGTCTGTAACTCGTCGATAATAAAATCATCTTTACTAAATTTAGACACTgaataataaatctttcaaaTGCTAACGCTTGGCCAGCTTCTGTGAAGCAGTAAAAAACGGAGAACTCTAAAGAAGTCGGTATGAGTTCCACGTAGCAAAATGGATGCATTTCTAAGACTCCTAATAAAACTTTGGTCAAATGTATTATAAACTTTTCGTACACATCCACTTGTACTCCTCTAGAAGCTAAAGTTTTTcctaaacaaaaaagaaatagagcaatataatttttataatacacatcgatataaataatgtttcaaagagcgcgagatattttttcttttaaatagaaaaacaaGAGTACTAACGGCACTCAAGGCAAGTCCTTGCACGCTCGAAAACGATTTTCAAAAACAACATGGCATCTTGAGATTCGGATGGCTTAGTAAAACCATTTACGATCAGTTGCCTAAGTATTCTTAATAGTAGAAGTGCTTTATCTAAGGTTTCTCGTGTCTGGCTGTTGTCTGCCCCATTAGATGCCATTATCAGGAAGGATTCGGTATAAGTATTCCATAGGTTTAGAATAAAATTGAACATAGGTGCAGCCAACTCTCGGAAGATCCTCTGGCCATCGAATAAGCGTCGAGATGCCAAAGCCTTGACAACATGATGCAATGTTAGCACTGCCTGATGCTGTGCCAATGGATTTTCTTGTCTTATAACTTCCAACAATGTTGGTACCAGCGTATTCCACTCTCTGGGACAATCATacctataaaataaaatgtaaaagaaattaagCATTCCCATTTATTACATatgattttctataaaaaaaaaacaagtctctacagatttatttttttagctaTATATAGAATAAGCCTTTGGACTTGCTTAATTTTTATAGGGAATCTTTCATATACTATAGAGTTATATACCTTGCTATTTTGGAAATAAGAACTGCTAATTGTATAGCTAATGGACTCATAGGTTCATCAAAATTTCTAAGCAGATGCTGTCGTAGAAATTCCTTCTCATTGTTTTCGATTGCACTAGAATAATAGTATACattattaagtataaattattgtcaACATAATGTTTGATTTATGTTCAACATGATGCCTTCTGTTTTAAAAAACTCCCTTACTTTGGTGCATTTTTCCTCCAGTATCTTTCGACTCCAATCTTGAGATATACTACAGCCATCCATCTCACTTCAATAGCCAAGGAATGATTTGAAAGAACATTCTAAAAACAATTTTGGTCAGTTATAATTTCAGCTTAACACCAGGAAATACATAAGTGAGACAATTCTCTAGAACAATCCTCTAAACACACACATATTATTACTCCATGTAACATTCCACAAATTTAATACGTacatggaaaatataaaaaaatattactacagATTTGTAAGTTTGTAAGAAAGCTCTCGTTCTCAATCCAGGAAACTCACATATAACGCTATATAAAATCCTTGCTGAGTCTCCCATTGCCTCAGCGTTTCCTCCGCAGACTTCAGGACGTTGGGGTCCTGACTGATCGCCTGTCGTAGAACTTCTATCACCGCGACTTCCATGTCTTCTCACTGTATACAATATCGGCGGATATTACATGCTTCGGCATACGATCCTCACCCTAACGATATTCCCCGACCTAATAATATCTAACGTCGCGCGATTACATCCGTAGTTTCAATTcgacagaaaaaaaatgcagattGCCCTATCGCGATCGACTGTCCTAGAAGCGGAGAGGTGTATGACAACGAGCATGTGGTCGCTCGGGTCGAGCCGCGCGCGGATCTACATGAACGTGAAGAGGACGAATACGCGGGATCACGCGAGTCTCGTTACATCATTTCACGTCGCTCGCGAATTACCGTCGTCGTTAACGTCGTAGttaccgtcgtcgtcgtcactcTCGGTCGTTCCGGTGAACGAGATGCCCTCTAACCTATACGGATGCGACGTAAACGCGGGGCGGAAGGTACGGCACGATACGATACGATACGATACGATACGGGACGGGACGGGGACGACGGGGTGGCGCGACAGTGCAGACGGGTTGCAAACGTTTCATACCTGTCTCGTAACCGGTGCCGCAGACTCTCATTCCGCGTGCTCCATTCGCCGCCTCGTTTTTACGCGCGAGGAAAGAGTATTTACTTGGTAAATCGATACATAACGAAAATCCTCCGGCGATCCCTCTCTGCCGTCCACCGGAGTTGTCGCGCACACACGCTCCGCCGCGACGTACGTGTCCGGCGGCGGCACCTTCAGAGTTCGTCCCTTCCCTTCCCTTCCCTATCCTTCCCTTCTCTACCCTTCTCGTCTGCCGTCTCACGCTGCAGCCGGTCACCACGCCGCACTACCGCGCTGCGCCGCTTCTTCGACTTGCGCTTCGTCGCTGCTCTCcgtttttcttcctcttttctttccctttctcgGGCGACAGCGATAATGACAGCTGTCGCGCGCGTGCGTACGTCCCCCTTGCATCATACGAGGAAGTAAAGGATGATCATGCACCGAGTGTATTTGCGCGTTAGCTCGTTAAAGCTGTCGCGACGTTGGTTCCCTGCCATTTAATTGACACGTGGAAGGAAAAAAGAGAGGACGAGTGGGACGTGGGATGATTGggtgcaaattaaaattaaattaaattaaagttaatggctaacaaaattaatttatgtagttacaagaacaaaaagttaactcagttaaaagttaattttgaaaagtattacgtttatattaatttaaaaggtcgaaatttcttataataaaatgagaTTACTCAAAACCATTATAAtacgaattattaaataaatttaattctttgtaaattaaattttatataataatgaaatatattatttttatgtggaaatgtattttttctttgacatacataaatttttgttgtaaaatagctctagttgatattaaaaataaattcataaaaaatcaaagatttgatttatcaaatcaacttaattaaaattcgGCTTATTTAAAATCGGGGATTCGAATTGCACAAAGAAACAGAGCGGTCCGGAAATGAACATTCTGTAGAATTTGTTTCCGGACCGTTTCATCtctttgtttaattcaaatatccTCGTGGCGTCCCGCTACTCCCGCTGGATAACCAGCACCCGGTGTCTCGCGCATGCGCGAGAAGTGCGTGTCAATTCAGCGGCAGCACCGGCGGcagcacgcgctctcgttctctctcgttCATGGCTCGTGGCACTGCGTGAATCGCGTCACGATGAAGGTAAAGATATCCATGAATATTACGGGAATCGCGTGTTTCTCGCGCGAAATATATAGCTCTTTGGATGCGCCAAAGCATCACCGACGCGACGACGTCCTCATATTCGTCGGGGCTGCGTTCACCTGCACGTAGCACCGATCGTAAATCGGGCGACGGCGTCAGGTGATCTAAGGTGTAACACGCGGACGTTCTATTGTGTTAATTGCGTATATTATTTGATTGCGATCCATCTCCTGTTGTTTTAACTAATAACTTACCGGGCTGACATCGTACGAAGTGATTGTGTTTTTTTTCTGGTTGCTGTACTCCGAAGAAGAAAACCTAACCTAATTTAACCTAAACTTAGTTTAAAAGTGATATCTACTTGATGCTGTAAATGCTTTGGAACATTTGTAGCGTCATGTGGATCGCGTTCTACATGAAGTCTTACATATGTCTCAAGCAACTCTTCTAATTTGTGCATTTGATTGTTACAGCTGAACGTATCGTATCCTGCGACAGGATGTCAGAAGCTGTTCGAGATTTCGGACGAGCACAAGCTCAGAATTTTCTACGAGAAGCGTATGGGCGCCGAGGTCGAGGCCGACGCTCTGGGAGATGAATGGAAGGGCTATGTGGTCCGTGTCTCTGGCGGTAACGACAAGCAAGGTTTCCCCATGAAACAAGGTGTCCTGACGAATGGTGAGTCCATGATACAATTAACATATACAAAAAgttattctttaaaaagataatttactaaaattttcaCTTATTTGTAACCCTTTAATCTTTTAGCTACTATATGCCATTATAGCAACAATCTTATATATCTTGATTCTTCTGTACATATGTATAGATataggtaaaataaaaatgtatatataataaaatcttccTTCCATGTTCCAAGTTCAATTGACTGGTAGTCTATTGTTATCTTGCTCTGTTTTTTTGAGTCTCAAAAAGAGGCCAAGAAcacttgcaattttttatatctagtGTAAGAACTGTAAGAACCATAAGAACATGTCAAACACTGAAGTTCCATGCTTTTCAGGTGTATTCAAGTTTTACATTCTTGAAATACTATCGTTTGCATGGgagataaaattcattttttgatctgGGAAACTGCTGCATTATTTAgctttttctcagtgtgcaaatgaaacattttctttttatatataacctGATTAATAAACCTAGGTACTGATTTTCTAATGCAATATTATTTGCTTACACAGGTCGTGTGCGTTTATTACTTTCCAAGGGACATTCCTGTTATAGACCACGACGAGATGGTGAGCGCAAGCGCAAATCTGTTCGCGGTTGCATTGTAGACTCCAATTTGTCTGTACTAGCACTTGTCATCATAAGGAAGGGCAAACAGGTGAATGATCAATCatgatgtatttttttaaatgctaaatGCTACAGACCCATGTTGTTCAGTGTATTTCAGAGATTCATTTTCTTGAAATACTAACACCCATGGGagataaaattcgttttttgaTTTGAGAAACTGCTATGTTGTTTAtgctttttctcagtgtacgaaTGGAACATGTTTTTCATCTTATATCATTTTAACCTAACTTAacttttttacagaaaaaaaatttttttacatgattctaaattttcaaaaaaatgattattttaaatataaattaagatttattctATTGCgagattaataaatgttaaggtttagtaataaataagttataatttattataatgaaaccGATTGCAGGAAATCCCAGGATTGACTGACATGAATGTACCACGTCGTCTGGGACCGAAGAGAGCAAGCAAAATTCGCAAGCTCTTCAATCTTTCGAAGAAGGATGATGTTCGGCAGTTCGTAGTAAAACGACCGGTtcaaaaagaaggaaagaaggaacGATTTAAGGCGCCGAAGATTCAGCGTTTGATCACTCCGATCGTTCTTCAAGTACGTACCAAAAAACCAAGAGATGTTGCTATTCTGaaaacattgaaattaaaattagtttatttatcaaataaaaaatcaaagtctttatttcaaaatttctttttccatttcaatatattaaatataaaaaatgctttgTTTACAGAGAAAAAGACACAGATTGGCGCTGAAGAAGAAACGCTGTCTGGCTCGCAAAGAGCAAGCGGCAGAGTACGCAAAGTTGTTGGCGCAAAGGCAGAAGGAGGCGAAGAACAGGCGTCAAGAGGAACTTAAACGAAGGCGCAGCGCCTCTTTACGTGAATCCAAATCGTCAACTCAAACAGCACCAGCGACACAAGGTCAATAAATGGACTAAATCCTGAAATGTATTTAcatgtcaataaaaaaaatcatctatagtttcatcttctttttattgtattattattcttttttttttatcaatttcctTAAAGACTATCCtgtatattgataaatataatacaagtcattttttctaaatgttatacaaatattttttcatattatatttatactatattttatatattctatcaaGATAATAGtttctttacaatattataaatagaaacgATAATTTCTTTGATGCATCTAATAAGCATTAATGAATGTTTTGATGTAAGATGATTCTAGTCTGTTTTCGTCTTGCTCTTTGCCAATTGGTCGATCTCAAAGGACGACATATAACCGGCGTATCAAGTTCAGGAAGgttaataacaaaacaaatgaCTGTCTACTTCTAGCTGACGTCTCCCGCCATTTCCGCGAGTCCGCTTATGTCAAATTACGGGATCGTATCATAGTGCGCAATCATGAGCTAACTTTCTAAAGTGTGCCCGTGcaaatttgatcatttttcGTACATGTCTCTTCGTGCTATGGCAGATCCTTTCATGCAAGTGTTTATACGCGTGCGATTGTGAACTTCTATAACTTTCAGTGAACTTCTAAACACAAAAGGGTTAGAAAATAAAGCGCTAACGCCttgttattacttttattcaatAACGGTCATTACTTTTTGTTTCTGTCTGTAACAGCAAGAATTCAGCCATTACTTTCATCATTATTTTAgttctctattatttttattcctatTCAATAGATTCCCGCACCTTTTTGCAATTATGCATATAGCAATTGGTATACCAGATCAGAAATTACATGCATTaaattacaagttttattttcatattttataatcagGGTTCTGTAAgttaagattatatattttttaatcaagttaaagtTAAGGGCGAATAGAATTCAGTTACGTTAAATATTACATGgacaaaaactaattaaaagttaaaaattaaatcatttaaaattaactaagttaagttaaaagttattaagattttaactttattatttaacttttaattaattactacccaattctgtttataatatattttaaatattgaaaaatattttgtatgttatattttaaactgcagtaactcttgaaattaaatgtagaaTAAAGAGATTGTCAGAATCTGATTTATTCTCTTTAGCTCTTGCTTTTATTACTCTTTCTGTATGTGTTTACATTGAAAGTTTGTAGATACTTATTGCttcttgcaattttttgtttttttttcaaattctaacaattataactttagatatattttataaataaatattgcactGCACTATTACCCTTACAAAAAATACATCCAACTAGTATTCGAAATGACACTCCATTGAGTGTTAACTCTCATTTGAGTGTCATTTCGTACACAAGTTgagtatattttttgtaaggGTAATAGTCAATGGagtgcaatatttatttataaaatatatctaaaattatgattcttagaatttgaaaaaaaaaacaaaaaaattgcaagaagCAATAAGCATCTACAAACTTTCAATTTAAACACATATAGaaagagtaataaaaataagagcTAAAGAGAATAAATCAGATTCTGACAATCTCTTTATTctacatttaatttctttttcaaaacaGAAAGATGCCGAAACTCGCAATAGCCATGAGTGAAACACACCAACAACCACGCTTTGCCAGCCACACTCAGTCCTCTCTAATGAAGGCACGCACGCCaatgaaattgaaaaagaagCTGTCATTAAGAAAGGATGTGAACGAATCGAAGAAATCGCAAGGAACCATTATTTTCAGATCGAATGGAATTCGCAAGAGACGAAATAGCATTATAAAGCAAAGGAAAAGTATGCAGATGCTAATAACGATCCTGAAGCAACAACGAGACCGTCGCACGACTGGTTTTCTTAATGGCAGTAGTGAGCTAGTAGAAACGACTTGTCTGTTGGAGAATTCATGCATTTCTCTTCCTAGCGATTTGATCAATGACATCTCTTGTGATCTCAAAAAATGTACTGGTAGTCCAGCTAAATTGGCGTCGACTATTCGCAGTAAACTGACCAAAGTCGTCGATGAGCACgttaatttgcaaatttcttttcaaGATGAAATAAACTGTGAAGAAAGAGATAATTCGGAAGATTCTCTTCCGAGTTACAACTCTTCCGAAGATCAGACGATCACAAATGTCGCGTGTAAGCTTCAGTTGCATTTGAGCGACGAAGAAGAGCCTATGAACTGGCGTCATGAAGACGAAGTCCACCAACGCCCGACAGAATCTGAAAACTTCAACGATATTCCAAACAAAGTTGGCTCCGAGGTACAAGTACATTTGCAAAATGCAAATGTCACGACGAATCGCAAGCGCTTTCGAAAATATTGgctgaaaaacaaaaaagtttctaATCAAAGCCAACACGTTGATAACCCGCAGAATAATTTGTCGACGAAAGAAAGGCcaattataaatgtttctacaactaccagaaagaaagatACTCTTGAAAAGAATCCTGCTTCTAATCAACGAGCTTGGAAACCACCTGGCGTTTCAAAAACTTGGGTTGCAGAAAGCACAACATCTTTACAATCAATGTCGCAAAAATCATCTCAGTCAGTCAGAAAGTTCACCACCTCGACGAAGAGTAAACATGCGTCGATTGAATACATCAAGTAATATATCTTTCTTTTCActatgttttattttacaagaccacaaagttattttttacgtatattgCAATGTTAGCGATTTTTCTTAAAGACattctgtatataaatttttggatacaatactttaattctaaatttttatatttttattttttctgtacataattatacatttttttaaaatatcttaatcaaataagtcaaaataatactaattaGATTAAGAAATTAACAGATATATGCAACACAAAACTGAGTAGGAATTGAATATAACTttggaaatataatatttattaaatacattttgtattttatagaaattacattctataaaataaaaatgcattttgtattaataatttaataatgtttaatagcAAATCTACAAGTGCATCAGTATCGGCAAACCAGACCAAGATATTAATGAAAGAAAACAGAGATCCTCGCGCAAATCGCATGACGAAAATCTGCGACCATCTTACGTAAGAAAAGGAACAATTTACCTTCCACAtatgtaatatcaaatattaaaataatgacgtTTAAcacgttacaattttattacaggGAGACGAAACAGCGGCAGATATTGCAAGGTGAAGGGGCGTTGCCAAAGACGAAACGATCAAAGACAAAAATCTCAAAAGTTCAACGTGACAACGCAAATCTCCAGAGTCCATCGAAATCGCGACATTCTCAAACGCCACCGTTCATGTTGATGGAATCCTCGAACATCGAACCGCAATGTGCTGAATCTATTCCGATGTATAAAAGAAGGACAAGAACTTTGGAAGTGATGCATACATTAAAAGAGATTATTGACAATGTAAAAGGAAACGAGGATACGGAGAAAAGTGCCGTGAAGAATGACGATTACGATCATGAAACAAACAGCGAGATTCCAACGTCGCCAAATTGCGACACTTTACAGAGTAACGATATTTATACGAAAGATGTAAACTTGAATAAAGTAGATCAATTGTCTCGAAAATCAATAGGCACACAAACGGAATTAGATATCCCTTCGCGTTGTAAAATCGACGCTGAAAAGGTTCAAGACGGAACTTTTGAAGACAAGACTTTTAAAGTTCTGACGAAACTCTTAAAGCTGACTCAAAGTGTAGCAACACAAACATCTtcaagttataataaaaatatagttgatATTGGGTGTAATACTTCTAATAATGATGTAGAAGTTTCCTATGATCTTATAAGTTTCACAAACTTGGAAACAAAAGTTAATCCAACCACGATTGAAGATAAATTGATATCTGTTCCTACATCTGTTAAACATGTTGGAATTAATGATGGAAGTAAAAACACTAATGAAAATGCAGATCTTTTGCTCGCCAAATGCGAAAAgacattaaatatacaaatgagtttaaaattagaaaattgtgataatatgGAAATTACAGCAGAATCAACAAATGCTGCTAGTGAAGAAACAGAAAAGATTATGCATGAAAAGATTtgccaaaattttttacaatcgccgaaaaattttaatgataaaacaaGCACCGATATCAATAAACAAGAATCCACAAAGTGCTTCAGTAATCATGGTGCAAGTAGTACTTCagtaaataatttagaaagatTATCGATCTGCGACTATGATGCGACTTGTTCTTCCAAGAAAGTCGCGAAATGTTTCGAAAACGATGAAGATTCATCGAAACTGAAAATGGAGTATATACCAAGTGTGATTGCGGCTTTTGAACTCGCAGCGGAGCGTGGGCGTAATCTTCGCGAAGCAGTCATcatatattacaaaaacttAATGTCGAAGGTATCTGAAAAGCGAAATGAGGAGACGGTTGATGATTGCGAAACGTCAAAGCATTACGATTTTGAGAAATGTGCTTCTTTCAAAAGTCGCGAAAATGAAGATTACAAGATAGAATTAAACACGAAAGATTACTCCGGAATGTCCTCATACTCCTCCGATAGCTCCGATCTAATATCCGATTCTGAATATCAGAAACTTTTAAAAGAACTTGATACATACCTAAAAGAGGAAAGTGATATTTTTTCAGGAGAAGAGGAAGCAGTAACAAACTTGAACGTAAACAAACGCTCTGAGCTTGAGGATATGAAATCGTTGGTGTGTCGCGCGGAAGATGAATATGCGCTCGAGTTACTAGAAAAAACATCAGAAGATAGTGACGAAAGTTTTGAAATGGAAAAcctaaaaaatggtaaaattttGGCACTTCCCTCGTCGAATAAAGAAACTTCCCTTATATCGCGCGCGAATCTACTTCCTCTTATTTGTTGCGTCATCTGTACTGTAATATTTTGGTGTTTGCAATTTTCATTTCGATGTGACTcaacaaagtaattttttttaagtaattttatgtaTTCGGACTTTGCACAgtataattttgatttcattGATAATCGTTTAAGTTATATTTCCTTTggtttcaataaatatattccgtgtacatgttacattttattatattttttattattatatatatgtatacataaacatttattatacgttttacgttttacaaaaatataaacttacgaaaactttgaaaaagtgcattgtaaaaaaatttctttcgtaGGATAGAGAAATTCTGTAACGTTTGCataacaataaaacattttaatactgGGAGAAAAGAAAGATTGTCTTATTTATTTCGATGATATATCTTATATGTTAGAAATACTCATTTGATTTCATCGTTACATACCACTTTTATCAAAGTACTTTATTGTTATATCATGctatatatcatttaaatattacaaataatatttcaaaatgattttttgtgcAGTTTTCTTAATAGttcttgaattaataatttaatgatagaaaaaagaaataattatttgtgacaataatattatcttgatcaaaataatatttcaatggaagaaaaaaattattgttagaagtaattatttctttgaattaataaattataattcaagaAGATGTATTTACTTCAGACAAGAAACTTTTTGCtgtatagatattaatattttttatcaagtaGGACATGAACCAATAAAGATAAGAGTATTGTCATGTTTATCAGCAAGAAAACACGATACCTACGTAAAGctcaacaataattatttatcggcACTAGATGTTTAATAGCTTTATATGCTGATTTTAAtactaacaaatta comes from the Solenopsis invicta isolate M01_SB chromosome 14, UNIL_Sinv_3.0, whole genome shotgun sequence genome and includes:
- the LOC105207623 gene encoding importin-11, whose product is MEVAVIEVLRQAISQDPNVLKSAEETLRQWETQQGFYIALYNVLSNHSLAIEVRWMAVVYLKIGVERYWRKNAPNAIENNEKEFLRQHLLRNFDEPMSPLAIQLAVLISKIARYDCPREWNTLVPTLLEVIRQENPLAQHQAVLTLHHVVKALASRRLFDGQRIFRELAAPMFNFILNLWNTYTESFLIMASNGADNSQTRETLDKALLLLRILRQLIVNGFTKPSESQDAMLFLKIVFERARTCLECRKTLASRGVQVDVYEKFIIHLTKVLLGVLEMHPFCYVELIPTSLEFSVFYCFTEAGQALAFERFIIQCLNLVKMILLSTSYRPAKVIEETKDPLVLRACQLRQEFFTPDTLTEICSRLVTHYFILTSADLEMWDTNPENFAIDDGGESWKYSLRPCTESLFLAIFHHFRDILASVLVDLMRQHHQPVDPNNLPAILVKDAVYRAVGLAAFDLYDEVNFDQWFSTTLKEELKTRNNNYRIIRRRVCWLIGQWTNIKLSAELRPELYKLMTEALNPEEDLGVRLAASNALKLAIDDFQFNSEEFSPFLEPIFLRLFALLKEVNECDTKMHVLYVLSFIIERVGSEIKPHVGALASYLPELWQQSEIYNMLRCAIVSTLIHLEKALGSESVILEPLVVGVVALSVDVNQEGHVYLLEDGLELWVALLENTPSPTPAIMDLFRNMPALLDQSTENLRLCLYIIQVYVLLNPQDFFTQRGSVIIESLKTLFSDLRTDGRVMTLRLFEICLRASPQQGAELLKPILPRIFERVYNVETQASTMAMYMSIVARVLLSSRDIFVQAISDLAQSLGNEIREDVVLGKLVHSWVNAMSLVAQTERRKLLALALCSLLGANSPPTVLECFPHIISNIVETLNDITKFDDMGYPVDSLMITDQSSPSHYENVDYETEHAQRQKRLVFSDPVHSISLKDTLQSQLVTLRSIVGDQQFDQLLSTLNSEIEEQLKDYISL
- the LOC105207625 gene encoding uncharacterized protein LOC105207625, with the protein product MPKLAIAMSETHQQPRFASHTQSSLMKARTPMKLKKKLSLRKDVNESKKSQGTIIFRSNGIRKRRNSIIKQRKSMQMLITILKQQRDRRTTGFLNGSSELVETTCLLENSCISLPSDLINDISCDLKKCTGSPAKLASTIRSKLTKVVDEHVNLQISFQDEINCEERDNSEDSLPSYNSSEDQTITNVACKLQLHLSDEEEPMNWRHEDEVHQRPTESENFNDIPNKVGSEVQVHLQNANVTTNRKRFRKYWLKNKKVSNQSQHVDNPQNNLSTKERPIINVSTTTRKKDTLEKNPASNQRAWKPPGVSKTWVAESTTSLQSMSQKSSQSVRKFTTSTKSKHASIEYINKSTSASVSANQTKILMKENRDPRANRMTKICDHLTETKQRQILQGEGALPKTKRSKTKISKVQRDNANLQSPSKSRHSQTPPFMLMESSNIEPQCAESIPMYKRRTRTLEVMHTLKEIIDNVKGNEDTEKSAVKNDDYDHETNSEIPTSPNCDTLQSNDIYTKDVNLNKVDQLSRKSIGTQTELDIPSRCKIDAEKVQDGTFEDKTFKVLTKLLKLTQSVATQTSSSYNKNIVDIGCNTSNNDVEVSYDLISFTNLETKVNPTTIEDKLISVPTSVKHVGINDGSKNTNENADLLLAKCEKTLNIQMSLKLENCDNMEITAESTNAASEETEKIMHEKICQNFLQSPKNFNDKTSTDINKQESTKCFSNHGASSTSVNNLERLSICDYDATCSSKKVAKCFENDEDSSKLKMEYIPSVIAAFELAAERGRNLREAVIIYYKNLMSKVSEKRNEETVDDCETSKHYDFEKCASFKSRENEDYKIELNTKDYSGMSSYSSDSSDLISDSEYQKLLKELDTYLKEESDIFSGEEEAVTNLNVNKRSELEDMKSLVCRAEDEYALELLEKTSEDSDESFEMENLKNGKILALPSSNKETSLISRANLLPLICCVICTVIFWCLQFSFRCDSTK
- the LOC105207624 gene encoding 40S ribosomal protein S6, whose product is MREKCVSIQRQHRRQHALSFSLVHGSWHCVNRVTMKLNVSYPATGCQKLFEISDEHKLRIFYEKRMGAEVEADALGDEWKGYVVRVSGGNDKQGFPMKQGVLTNGRVRLLLSKGHSCYRPRRDGERKRKSVRGCIVDSNLSVLALVIIRKGKQEIPGLTDMNVPRRLGPKRASKIRKLFNLSKKDDVRQFVVKRPVQKEGKKERFKAPKIQRLITPIVLQRKRHRLALKKKRCLARKEQAAEYAKLLAQRQKEAKNRRQEELKRRRSASLRESKSSTQTAPATQGQ